The following are from one region of the Biomphalaria glabrata chromosome 12, xgBioGlab47.1, whole genome shotgun sequence genome:
- the LOC106075254 gene encoding apoptosis-inducing factor 3-like isoform X3 codes for MIEVVAGDVSDFTDGETKEVDVAEQKVLLVKEDGQFYAIGNKCSHYGAPLNKGAYCKGVVRCPWHGACFNIKTGDIEDFPGLDSVPKFPVEIRDGKVVIKADQAALASAKRVKPMVKKAADNNKSVVLIGGGPANVVCAETLRQEGFTGKIVIVSKENCLPYDRIKLSKAMSIKPEEIALRSHQFYDEHDIEILLSKEVTKVLPEDKKIELNDGSELKYDSLVIATGGQPRQLPIPGSDLKNVYSLRTPHDANSIAENAQGKNVVIMGSSFIGMEVAAFLADKAASVSVVDLVRVPFQLTLGEELGSYMKQMHESKGVKFYFETSVKEFNGEDGQLKEAVLANGTVLPADVCIMGVGVVPATGFLKESGIELTARGFVTVNKNMKTNIEDVYAAGDIVEFPLFTADGQQVNIQHWQMAHQHGRIAGLSIAGKPQDIRSVPYFWTVQYGKSIRYTGYGFGYDDIVLHGDVEENKFVAYYTKNDQVVAVASLGWDPIVSQAAELMSKGGTISKEEIKEQPDSWVSRLKSY; via the exons GTGCATATTGCAAAGGTGTTGTTAGATGCCCATGGCATGGTGCCTGCTTTAACATCAAGACTGGAGACATTGAAGATTTCCCTGGGCTGGACAGTGTTCCAAAGTTccct GTTGAAATCAGAGATGGTAAAGTTGTGATCAAGGCTGACCAGGCTGCGTTAGCAAGTGCCAAGAGGGTGAAACCCATGGTGAAAAAAGCTGCAGACAATAACAAATCAGTGGTTCTAATTGGTGGAG GCCCAGCAAATGTTGTTTGTGCTGAGACATTGAGGCAGGAAGGTTTTACTGGTAAAATTGTGATAGTGTCCAAAGAAAATTGCTTACCATACGACAGAATTAAACTTAGCAAG GCAATGAGTATTAAACCTGAAGAGATTGCTCTTAGAAGTCATCAGTTTTATGATGAACATGACATAGAAATACTTTTATCAAAAGAG GTAACAAAAGTTTTGCCAGAGGATAAAAAGATAGAACTAAATGATGGCAGTGAATTGAAGTATGACTCTCTGGTGATTGCTACAGGTGGACA aCCTCGACAGCTGCCTATTCCAGGCTCAGATTTGAAAAATGTCTACTCATTAAGGACACCACATGATGCTAACTCTATTGCTGAGAATGCACAGGGCAAGAATGTCGTCATAATGGGTTCCTCATTCATTG GCATGGAGGTGGCAGCATTTCTTGCTGATAAGGCAGCCAGTGTGTCTGTGGTGGACTTGGTTCGTGTCCCATTCCAACTGACCCTGGGGGAAGAACTTGGGTCATACATGAAACAG ATGCATGAAAGTAAGGGAGTGAAGTTCTATTTTGAGACCAGTGTGAAAGAGTTCAATGGTGAGGATGGACAGCTGAAAGAAGCTGTTCTTGCTAATGGAACCGTCTTGCCTGCAGATGTTTGTATAATGGGAGTTG GTGTTGTACCAGCTACTGGATTTCTTAAAGAATCAGGCATTGAACTGACAGCCAGAGGATTTGTCACAGTAAACAAG AATATGAAGACCAACATTGAGGATGTCTACGCAGCTGGTGACATTGTAGAGTTTCCACTGTTCACAGCTGATGGCCAGCAAGTCAATATTCAACATTGGCAGATGGCACATCAACATG GTAGAATAGCAGGTCTCAGTATTGCTGGTAAGCCTCAAGATATCAGAAGTGTTCCATATTTCTGGACTGTTCAGTATGGCAAAAGTATCAGATATACAG gTTATGGGTTTGGTTATGATGACATTGTATTACATGGTGATGTAGAGGAGAACAAATTTGTGGCTTACTACACCAA AAATGATCAGGTGGTTGCAGTGGCCAGCCTTGGATGGGATCCCATAGTCTCCCAGGCAGCAGAGCTGATGTCTAAAGGAGGAACTATTAGCAAGGAGGAAATCAA AGAGCAACCAGATAGCTGGGTgtcaagactgaagtcttattaA